In one window of Duganella dendranthematis DNA:
- a CDS encoding thioesterase family protein produces the protein MARLKLDFPDHLFLFSTQLTVRATDINGANHLGNDSMISMISEARARFLFEYGVQETGPDGVGIIVTDLATTYKAEAHARDQLVFDVGVMDFNQYGGDIVFRVSRPKDSKLVALAKYGFVFFNYNSGQVTPMPPAFLAKFPKVNRLD, from the coding sequence ATGGCCCGCCTCAAACTGGATTTTCCAGACCACCTGTTCCTGTTCTCCACCCAGCTGACCGTGCGCGCCACCGACATCAACGGCGCCAACCATCTGGGCAATGATTCGATGATCTCGATGATTTCGGAAGCCCGCGCGCGCTTCCTGTTCGAATACGGCGTGCAGGAGACCGGGCCGGACGGCGTCGGCATCATCGTCACCGACCTGGCTACCACCTACAAGGCGGAGGCGCACGCACGCGACCAGCTGGTGTTCGATGTGGGCGTGATGGATTTCAACCAGTACGGCGGCGACATCGTGTTCCGCGTCAGCCGGCCGAAGGACAGCAAACTGGTGGCGCTGGCCAAATATGGTTTTGTCTTCTTCAATTACAACAGCGGCCAGGTGACGCCGATGCCGCCGGCGTTCCTGGCCAAATTTCCCAAGGTGAACCGGCTCGACTGA
- a CDS encoding SDR family oxidoreductase, whose translation MNTIIITGASDGIGAEIARQLARKQGAGVALVLAARNAAALDQVAAQCAAFGAQTLVVPTDVSVQAQCVALIGAAVARFGVIDALINNAGRSAHALFVEVSDLAWYEELMRINLWGSVWCTHAALPYLTQSRGRIVAVSSLAGLIGVPGRTAYSATKFAMGGFFEALRAELKPAGVSVTTAYPGVVATQIRHRGFNAAGGQLGSSSLKEDKAMSVEECAALIIDGMQLRQREVVMSAKGKLGRWLKLIAPGLVEKMALAALKDDVKP comes from the coding sequence ATGAACACCATCATCATCACCGGCGCCTCGGACGGCATCGGCGCGGAAATCGCCCGGCAACTGGCGCGCAAACAGGGCGCCGGTGTGGCGCTGGTGCTGGCGGCACGCAACGCCGCCGCATTGGATCAGGTGGCGGCGCAGTGTGCGGCGTTCGGCGCGCAGACGCTGGTGGTGCCGACTGACGTGTCGGTGCAGGCGCAGTGCGTGGCGCTGATCGGCGCCGCCGTGGCGCGCTTCGGCGTGATCGATGCGCTGATCAACAACGCCGGCCGCTCGGCGCATGCGCTGTTTGTCGAAGTATCCGACCTGGCCTGGTATGAAGAACTGATGCGGATTAATTTGTGGGGCAGCGTGTGGTGCACGCATGCGGCGCTGCCGTACCTGACGCAGTCGCGCGGACGCATCGTTGCGGTGTCGTCGCTGGCGGGGCTGATCGGCGTGCCGGGACGCACGGCCTACAGCGCCACCAAGTTTGCCATGGGCGGCTTTTTCGAAGCGCTAAGGGCGGAGCTGAAGCCGGCCGGCGTCAGCGTGACGACGGCCTATCCCGGCGTGGTGGCGACGCAGATCCGGCATCGCGGCTTTAACGCGGCCGGTGGTCAGCTGGGCAGCAGCAGCCTGAAAGAAGACAAGGCGATGTCGGTGGAGGAGTGCGCGGCGCTGATCATCGATGGCATGCAATTGCGTCAGCGCGAGGTGGTGATGTCTGCCAAGGGCAAGCTGGGACGGTGGCTGAAATTGATCGCGCCGGGGCTGGTGGAGAAGATGGCGCTGGCGGCGTTGAAGGACGACGTAAAACCATGA
- a CDS encoding OsmC family protein yields MTTRQHTYHVTVEWTGNQGSGTSSYQAYGRDHTISAGDKPAIAGSADPAFRGDSKRWNPEDLLVASTSACHKLWYLHLCAEAGIVVTAYEDHAEGTMVEGVKGHFTRIVLRPRVTIRNGNDIELAARLHHDAHEQCFIANSLNFPVVCEPVIGASDNLDVAVTR; encoded by the coding sequence ATGACAACACGCCAACATACCTATCACGTGACCGTGGAATGGACCGGCAACCAGGGCAGTGGCACGTCGAGCTACCAGGCTTACGGGCGCGACCACACCATCAGCGCTGGCGACAAGCCGGCGATTGCCGGTTCGGCCGACCCGGCGTTTCGAGGCGACAGCAAGCGCTGGAATCCGGAGGATCTGCTGGTGGCGTCGACGTCGGCATGCCACAAGCTGTGGTATCTGCACCTGTGCGCCGAGGCCGGGATTGTCGTGACGGCGTACGAAGACCATGCCGAAGGTACGATGGTGGAAGGTGTCAAAGGCCACTTCACCCGCATCGTGCTGCGCCCGCGCGTCACCATCCGCAACGGCAACGATATTGAACTGGCAGCCCGCCTGCATCACGACGCGCACGAGCAGTGCTTCATCGCCAACTCGCTCAACTTCCCGGTTGTGTGTGAGCCGGTGATCGGTGCGTCAGATAATCTTGACGTCGCCGTGACGCGCTAG
- a CDS encoding polymer-forming cytoskeletal protein has protein sequence MWLNVLIMLRRGRWGMAAAALLLAGAASAANVNFNGGGGTVAGCTLSGTTYTCATLPLGPNDTAVIHSGYTVVINTDVSLAYAQGLSMSGSAVLQVKGNLDLSASSGLNVSGGTLATSGNFKLGASAQSITANVTAATVTTAGASTYIGGTVTTTGDINLGSSTTITGAVTTTGTGSLTTGSSTTLGPVTVKGSVNLSSSNTINGAVSATSITTNSSVTINGSITLPKNSSGVADLGSGIKVNGSITAYTVQTNSPATLNGDVNASNSFTLGSGSSVTGNIISPVVTLNASNITVKGDITATTSLDMGSGTAITGKVGTGTLTMRASNAIINGNTTVTGDVDMGSGTTINGDLSARNVTTRASNAVINGNAAVNAIYIDWGNSVSKTITCTGPGASGCSCVTRADSSYKPTCGPPAASAPHHFQITHSGSGLTCQPSAVTVRACADAACSTVYTGNAQTTLTPNGGTVTVSGDTAASVSYPTPATVTLSAGAGTTCINSGGSNTSCDMVFASSGLQLSAPDHVSMSGAKLTVQALKSGPNNAYCVPLTQGPTKINFSCGYLDPASGNQSLTLGSTGVACNGGATPVDVTLDNTGLGTLALQYPDVGLMSVNANYTASSGTGANGSTSFTAAPAKFLIVATADPQTPVVTMADSAFARAGDTFRLKVTAQNAAGGTTENFGLEKSAETISMSTLLLKLPSDGDNPQLGKAQGVFDAIVKGVANSKTDSTGQWLFNETGVVTINATLANSSGFYMRKTALTGFRTTGTLDLRFAPHHFDVVLLAGAPMDCANVGGYSNPCAADTSTGVRSFVYSKQPFGVQVKAYKDATNLSKNYRLKTVAADTDSIVRPITLSPAKAAGGAASSDFVAFTSGQFPFGFTGGLGTLSGTSPALTFIAAQAPPVPPNTTVTTSPPTTIYLRAVDTYNASSARAGAVEPPLTVVSGRMMLSNAFGPANTNLPVEAQARYYSSASGAWLLNPAFPGTPASGSVTLATDSATFSTCTGSVLCTSLQLLLSAPPAAATTLSFKSGKGMFTVAAPKATGKAKIKLNPGLFPYLPMYDEGNLTFGVSRSGPVIYTREVYN, from the coding sequence GTGTGGCTTAATGTTTTGATCATGTTGCGGCGCGGCCGCTGGGGTATGGCGGCAGCCGCCTTGCTGCTGGCCGGCGCCGCCTCGGCAGCCAACGTCAACTTCAATGGCGGCGGCGGGACGGTGGCGGGTTGCACGCTGAGCGGCACCACGTACACCTGCGCTACGCTGCCGCTGGGGCCCAACGACACGGCAGTCATCCATAGCGGCTACACGGTGGTGATCAACACCGACGTGTCGCTGGCCTACGCGCAGGGCTTGTCGATGAGCGGCAGTGCCGTGCTGCAGGTAAAAGGCAATCTCGACCTGTCCGCGTCCAGCGGTCTGAACGTCAGCGGCGGCACCTTGGCCACCAGCGGCAACTTCAAGCTGGGCGCCAGCGCCCAGAGCATCACCGCCAACGTCACCGCCGCCACGGTCACCACCGCCGGCGCCTCGACCTACATCGGCGGCACCGTCACCACCACCGGCGACATCAACCTCGGCTCCAGCACCACCATTACCGGTGCAGTCACCACCACCGGCACCGGCTCGCTGACCACGGGCTCCAGTACCACGCTGGGACCGGTGACGGTCAAGGGCAGCGTCAACCTCAGCTCCAGCAACACCATCAACGGCGCGGTCAGCGCCACCAGCATCACCACCAATTCCAGCGTCACCATCAACGGCTCGATCACGCTGCCTAAAAACAGCAGCGGCGTGGCCGATCTCGGCTCGGGCATCAAGGTCAACGGCAGCATCACCGCCTACACGGTCCAGACCAATTCGCCGGCCACGCTGAATGGCGACGTCAATGCCAGCAATTCGTTCACGCTCGGTTCGGGCAGCTCGGTCACCGGCAACATTATCTCCCCGGTGGTGACGCTGAATGCCTCCAACATCACCGTCAAGGGCGACATCACCGCCACCACCTCGCTCGACATGGGCAGCGGCACCGCCATCACCGGCAAGGTCGGCACCGGGACGCTGACCATGCGTGCGTCCAACGCCATCATCAACGGCAACACCACCGTCACCGGCGACGTGGATATGGGGTCGGGCACCACCATCAACGGCGACCTGTCGGCGCGCAATGTAACAACGCGCGCCAGCAATGCCGTCATCAACGGCAACGCGGCGGTCAATGCGATCTACATCGACTGGGGCAACAGCGTCAGCAAGACCATCACCTGCACCGGCCCTGGCGCCTCGGGCTGCAGCTGCGTGACCAGGGCCGATTCGAGTTACAAGCCGACCTGCGGTCCGCCGGCCGCCAGCGCGCCGCACCACTTTCAGATTACCCACAGTGGCTCCGGCCTGACCTGCCAGCCGTCCGCCGTGACGGTGCGCGCCTGCGCCGACGCCGCGTGCAGCACGGTGTACACAGGCAACGCGCAAACCACGCTGACGCCGAACGGCGGCACCGTCACCGTCAGCGGCGACACTGCGGCCTCCGTCAGCTATCCGACGCCGGCCACGGTCACGCTGTCGGCCGGCGCCGGCACCACCTGCATCAACTCGGGCGGCAGTAACACCAGTTGCGACATGGTGTTTGCCAGCAGCGGCCTGCAGCTGAGCGCGCCGGACCACGTGTCGATGAGCGGCGCCAAGCTGACCGTGCAGGCGCTCAAGTCCGGCCCCAACAACGCCTACTGCGTGCCGCTGACACAGGGGCCGACCAAGATCAACTTCAGCTGCGGCTATCTCGACCCGGCCAGCGGCAACCAGTCGCTGACGCTGGGCAGCACCGGCGTCGCCTGCAATGGCGGCGCCACGCCGGTCGACGTTACCCTCGACAACACCGGCCTGGGCACGCTGGCGCTACAGTATCCGGATGTCGGCCTGATGAGCGTGAACGCCAACTACACCGCTAGCAGCGGCACCGGCGCCAATGGCAGCACCAGCTTTACCGCCGCGCCGGCGAAGTTTCTGATCGTCGCCACCGCCGACCCGCAAACCCCGGTGGTCACCATGGCCGACTCCGCCTTCGCCCGCGCCGGCGATACGTTCCGCCTCAAGGTCACGGCACAGAATGCGGCCGGCGGCACCACCGAAAACTTTGGCCTGGAAAAATCGGCGGAGACCATCAGCATGAGCACCCTCCTGCTCAAGCTGCCGAGCGACGGCGACAATCCCCAACTCGGCAAGGCGCAAGGCGTGTTCGATGCGATTGTCAAGGGCGTCGCCAACAGCAAGACCGACAGCACCGGCCAGTGGCTGTTCAACGAAACCGGCGTCGTGACGATCAACGCCACGCTGGCCAACAGCAGCGGCTTCTACATGCGCAAGACCGCCCTGACCGGCTTCCGCACCACCGGCACGCTCGACCTGCGCTTTGCGCCGCACCACTTCGACGTGGTGCTGCTGGCCGGCGCGCCGATGGATTGCGCCAACGTCGGCGGCTACAGCAATCCCTGCGCCGCAGACACCAGCACCGGCGTGCGCAGCTTTGTGTATTCAAAGCAGCCGTTCGGGGTGCAGGTTAAGGCTTACAAGGATGCCACCAACCTGTCGAAAAACTACCGCCTCAAAACCGTCGCGGCGGACACCGACAGCATCGTGCGCCCGATCACGCTGTCGCCGGCCAAGGCGGCGGGCGGCGCCGCCAGTAGCGACTTCGTGGCCTTCACCTCCGGGCAATTCCCGTTCGGGTTTACCGGAGGGCTGGGCACGCTGAGCGGCACGTCGCCGGCGCTGACCTTCATCGCGGCCCAGGCGCCGCCGGTCCCGCCCAACACCACCGTCACGACCAGCCCGCCAACCACCATCTACCTGCGCGCCGTCGACACCTACAACGCCAGCTCGGCGCGCGCCGGTGCCGTCGAGCCGCCGCTCACCGTGGTCAGCGGCCGCATGATGCTGTCCAACGCCTTCGGCCCGGCCAACACCAACTTGCCGGTCGAGGCCCAGGCAAGGTATTACTCCAGCGCATCCGGTGCTTGGCTACTCAATCCCGCCTTCCCTGGCACCCCGGCCTCCGGCAGCGTGACACTGGCCACGGACAGCGCCACCTTCTCGACATGCACCGGCAGCGTGCTCTGTACCAGTCTGCAACTCTTGCTGTCTGCCCCTCCCGCGGCGGCCACCACCCTGAGCTTCAAAAGCGGCAAGGGCATGTTTACCGTGGCGGCGCCAAAAGCAACCGGCAAAGCCAAGATCAAACTCAACCCGGGCTTGTTTCCATATTTGCCAATGTACGACGAAGGCAACCTGACCTTCGGCGTGTCCCGCTCCGGTCCGGTGATCTACACCCGCGAGGTGTACAACTGA
- a CDS encoding AraC family transcriptional regulator — protein MTTAIQKHQARMQRVRDYIDEHLHDDLNLDLLCSVATYSKYHFHRQFTATFGLSVHRYILLARMKRASYRLAYRDTQSITDIAMDAGYDAPDAFARSFRQRFGQSPSAFRKSPDWEPWHSAFTPLDDARNKLMQTTFTTADVTIRDVPPTPVAMLEHRGHPATLGATIQRFIAWRRAFNLHPKTSPTFNVWRSERRPESPADYSVDLCVGVPPRFEVSGGEMKASQIPGGRCAVLRVVGNTDNLEHAALYLYRDWLPASGEEAGDFPLYCQRLSLFPEVPEHEAVAELFLPLK, from the coding sequence ATGACAACGGCGATTCAAAAACATCAGGCGCGAATGCAGCGGGTACGCGATTACATCGATGAGCATCTCCATGACGATCTGAACCTGGATTTGCTGTGCAGTGTTGCGACCTACTCCAAATATCATTTCCACCGGCAGTTCACGGCGACCTTCGGGTTGTCAGTCCACCGCTATATTCTGCTTGCCCGCATGAAGCGCGCTTCATACCGGCTGGCCTATCGAGATACGCAAAGCATCACGGATATCGCGATGGATGCCGGGTATGACGCGCCGGATGCCTTCGCCCGCTCTTTCCGGCAGCGGTTTGGACAATCGCCGTCGGCGTTCCGGAAGTCTCCCGATTGGGAACCGTGGCATTCCGCGTTTACACCTCTCGACGATGCAAGGAACAAACTCATGCAAACGACTTTTACCACTGCTGACGTAACGATACGCGATGTCCCTCCCACGCCAGTCGCGATGCTGGAACATCGAGGTCATCCAGCAACACTCGGCGCCACCATCCAGCGTTTTATCGCGTGGCGCCGCGCATTTAATTTGCATCCCAAAACTAGCCCGACCTTTAATGTTTGGCGCTCCGAGCGACGCCCCGAATCGCCGGCTGACTACAGCGTTGACCTTTGTGTCGGCGTGCCTCCGCGGTTCGAGGTCAGCGGCGGGGAGATGAAAGCCAGTCAGATTCCAGGCGGGCGTTGCGCAGTGCTGCGCGTCGTCGGCAATACCGACAATCTGGAGCATGCCGCGCTTTACCTTTATCGCGATTGGCTTCCCGCCAGCGGCGAGGAGGCGGGCGACTTTCCTCTTTACTGTCAGCGGCTGAGCTTATTCCCGGAGGTACCAGAGCACGAAGCGGTTGCTGAGCTGTTCCTGCCGCTGAAATAG
- a CDS encoding dienelactone hydrolase family protein — translation METNSQWIDIETADGKFGAYLSLPRGGKGPGIVLLQEIFGVNQHIRNVADQYAADGYVVITPDLFWRHGARIELGYDEAGWKRAVELMQATDFATAQQDIAATLKVLRGLDAVGSAKVASLGYCFGGRLSYHTAANGLVDAAVAYYGGGIQNSLDRAPEIKVPLLMHFGAADSHIPQEAVKSIAEAFDSNEQVEIHVYEGAEHGFNCNHRDSYQQRASAQAHGHSLVFLGELL, via the coding sequence ATGGAAACCAATTCCCAGTGGATCGATATTGAAACAGCCGACGGCAAGTTCGGCGCCTACCTGTCGCTGCCGCGCGGCGGCAAGGGACCCGGCATCGTGCTGCTGCAGGAAATTTTCGGCGTCAACCAGCACATCCGCAACGTCGCCGACCAGTACGCTGCCGACGGCTACGTGGTCATCACGCCGGACCTGTTCTGGCGCCATGGCGCCCGCATCGAGCTGGGCTACGACGAAGCCGGCTGGAAGCGCGCTGTTGAACTGATGCAGGCGACCGACTTCGCCACCGCCCAGCAAGACATCGCTGCCACGCTGAAAGTGCTGCGCGGCCTGGACGCGGTCGGCAGCGCCAAAGTCGCCTCGTTGGGCTACTGCTTCGGCGGCCGCCTGTCGTATCACACCGCCGCCAACGGCCTGGTGGATGCGGCCGTGGCCTACTACGGCGGCGGCATCCAGAATTCGCTGGACCGCGCGCCGGAAATCAAGGTGCCGCTGCTGATGCACTTCGGCGCCGCCGACAGCCACATCCCGCAGGAAGCCGTGAAGAGCATTGCCGAAGCCTTCGACAGCAACGAGCAGGTCGAGATCCACGTCTACGAAGGCGCCGAGCACGGCTTCAACTGCAACCACCGCGACTCCTACCAGCAGCGCGCCAGCGCGCAGGCGCACGGCCACTCGCTGGTGTTCCTGGGCGAACTGCTGTAA
- a CDS encoding M28 family peptidase, with the protein MRRSLIALATGLALQAHAQQAVVAEAPLRAHLSFLADDLFEGRGTGQRGGDLAVRYLETQAAVIGLKPLADGTYRQAVKMEGSKLLPSSFVRFTADGGKILTPANGSEIVYGTFGGKEEVTIDAPLVFVGYGAVAPEEKWDDYKGIDMKGKILVMMVNDPQPTAEEPNRFAGKAYTYYGRWLYKFEEAVRQGAAGALLIHTTPSASYAWSVPATSFSHERFHLAGSGNPIEGWVQEDTARALFAAGGFDLDKLRADAERRDFRPVDLKVKLHADLKSKIRQIEQFNVVGIVPGADAKLKSEAVVYSAHWDHLGIDDAAKGDHIWNGAIDNASGVAALLAMAQEAVKHPAKRTQVFLWPAAEETGLLGSAAYVKNPAWPLDKTTADLNLDSMNFVGKTRDIGVAGAERSSLYEAAGVVARKMGLTLAPAIPDLSGAYFRADHFNFAKAGIPAFNVGSAVFSGDGYFDFVKDQEKSRARLVAFKQDYHQPSDEYHADWDLSGMVQQAQFTLNLGYEVANTPKMQTWKAGDAFAKVKR; encoded by the coding sequence ATGCGTCGTTCCCTGATCGCCTTGGCCACCGGCCTGGCCCTGCAAGCCCACGCCCAGCAAGCGGTTGTCGCCGAAGCGCCGCTGCGCGCTCACCTGTCCTTCCTGGCCGACGATTTGTTTGAAGGCCGCGGCACTGGCCAGCGTGGTGGCGATCTCGCCGTGCGCTATCTGGAGACGCAGGCCGCCGTCATCGGCCTCAAGCCGCTGGCCGACGGCACCTACCGCCAGGCCGTGAAGATGGAAGGCAGCAAGCTGCTGCCGTCTAGCTTTGTGCGCTTCACCGCCGACGGCGGCAAGATCCTGACGCCGGCCAACGGCAGCGAAATCGTCTATGGCACCTTCGGCGGCAAGGAAGAAGTCACCATCGATGCGCCGCTGGTATTCGTCGGCTACGGTGCGGTCGCCCCGGAAGAAAAGTGGGACGACTACAAGGGCATCGACATGAAGGGCAAGATCCTGGTCATGATGGTCAACGATCCGCAGCCGACCGCCGAGGAACCGAACCGCTTCGCCGGCAAGGCCTACACCTACTACGGCCGCTGGCTGTACAAGTTTGAAGAAGCGGTGCGCCAGGGCGCGGCCGGCGCGCTGCTGATCCACACCACGCCGTCCGCCTCCTACGCCTGGAGCGTGCCGGCCACCAGTTTCAGTCACGAGCGTTTCCACCTGGCCGGCAGCGGCAATCCGATCGAAGGCTGGGTGCAGGAAGACACGGCGCGCGCGCTGTTCGCCGCCGGCGGCTTTGACCTCGACAAGCTGCGCGCCGACGCCGAGCGCCGCGACTTCCGCCCGGTCGACCTGAAGGTCAAGCTGCACGCGGATTTGAAAAGCAAGATCCGCCAGATCGAACAATTCAACGTGGTCGGCATCGTGCCCGGCGCCGACGCCAAGCTGAAATCGGAAGCGGTGGTCTACTCAGCCCACTGGGATCACCTGGGCATCGACGACGCCGCCAAGGGCGACCATATCTGGAACGGCGCCATCGACAACGCCTCCGGCGTAGCCGCGCTGCTGGCGATGGCGCAGGAAGCCGTCAAGCATCCGGCCAAGCGCACCCAGGTGTTCCTGTGGCCGGCGGCCGAGGAGACCGGCCTGCTGGGCAGCGCCGCCTACGTCAAGAATCCGGCCTGGCCGCTGGACAAGACCACGGCCGACCTCAACCTCGACAGCATGAACTTTGTCGGCAAGACGCGCGACATCGGCGTCGCTGGCGCCGAGCGCAGCAGCCTGTACGAGGCGGCCGGCGTGGTGGCCCGGAAGATGGGCCTGACACTGGCGCCGGCCATTCCGGACCTGTCGGGCGCCTACTTCCGCGCCGACCATTTCAACTTTGCCAAGGCCGGCATCCCGGCCTTCAACGTCGGCTCGGCGGTGTTCTCGGGCGACGGCTACTTCGACTTCGTCAAGGACCAGGAAAAGTCGCGCGCGCGCCTGGTAGCTTTTAAACAGGATTACCACCAGCCGTCGGATGAATACCACGCCGACTGGGATCTGTCCGGCATGGTGCAGCAGGCGCAGTTCACGCTGAATCTGGGCTACGAAGTGGCCAATACGCCCAAAATGCAAACCTGGAAGGCCGGCGACGCCTTCGCCAAGGTTAAACGTTAA
- a CDS encoding DUF3016 domain-containing protein → MRPMTRTVLAAVVALLASSAALAEVTVTYTKPDDYTDLARGAYDRDRVLKQFTDYFATLEKKLPPGENLKIDVLDIDLAGRMYPRRNGDEIRVLNGGADWPRMHLRYTLEKDGQVLRSGDDNIANMNYQQSRSSYFDSDPLRYEKQMLDDWFTKAIVPKVATK, encoded by the coding sequence ATGCGCCCAATGACCCGAACCGTGCTGGCCGCCGTCGTGGCGTTGCTGGCCTCCAGCGCCGCCCTGGCCGAAGTGACCGTCACTTACACCAAGCCGGACGACTATACCGATCTGGCGCGCGGCGCCTATGACCGTGATCGTGTGCTCAAGCAGTTCACCGATTATTTCGCCACGCTGGAGAAAAAGCTGCCGCCGGGCGAGAACCTGAAGATCGATGTGCTGGATATCGACCTGGCCGGCCGCATGTACCCGCGCCGCAATGGCGACGAGATCCGCGTGCTGAACGGCGGCGCCGACTGGCCGCGCATGCATCTGCGCTATACCTTGGAGAAGGACGGCCAGGTGCTGCGCAGCGGCGATGACAATATCGCCAACATGAATTACCAGCAGAGCCGTTCCAGCTATTTCGACAGCGATCCGCTGCGCTACGAGAAGCAGATGCTGGATGACTGGTTCACCAAGGCGATTGTGCCGAAGGTGGCGACGAAATAA
- a CDS encoding nucleotidyltransferase family protein gives MQDRFRTDVLKNYNNRTILDRWDDLALADGWLVAGCLFQTVWNLQTNRAPEADIKDYDLFYFDSADLSQDAERNVQARVDDILADLDVSVEVSNQARVHTWYESYFGHPYPALRNARDGIDRFLMPATCVGISPESVYAPNGFDMLYQGLLTANPLTPYSDLFETKAASYRSRWPWLRVAGQPV, from the coding sequence ATGCAAGATCGATTTCGCACCGATGTACTGAAAAACTACAACAATCGCACGATCCTCGATCGCTGGGATGACCTGGCACTTGCTGATGGCTGGCTGGTTGCCGGGTGCTTGTTTCAGACGGTATGGAATCTTCAGACCAACCGCGCGCCGGAGGCCGATATCAAGGACTACGACCTGTTTTATTTCGATAGTGCCGACCTGAGTCAGGACGCAGAGCGGAACGTGCAGGCGCGCGTGGATGACATCCTCGCCGACCTCGACGTATCAGTCGAGGTGTCGAACCAGGCACGCGTCCACACTTGGTATGAGTCGTACTTCGGTCATCCGTACCCGGCATTGCGTAACGCCCGCGATGGAATAGACCGCTTCCTCATGCCAGCCACCTGCGTTGGCATTAGCCCGGAATCGGTCTATGCACCAAACGGTTTTGACATGCTTTATCAAGGTCTGCTCACCGCAAACCCGTTGACGCCATACAGCGATCTCTTCGAGACCAAGGCCGCGTCATATCGCAGTCGCTGGCCGTGGCTTCGCGTCGCTGGGCAGCCTGTATAA
- a CDS encoding alpha/beta fold hydrolase yields MRILITAALLAGSASAATYGPQLEGFNYPHPVQKYSFTSQGVKLEMAYMDVAPTAAANGKTAVLLHGKNFCGATWEQTITELTKVGYRVVAPDQIGFCASSKPEHYQYTFQQLAANTDALLKNIGIKQAIFIGHSTGGMLATRYALMYPDAVARLVLVNPIGLEDWKALGVPGPSVDQWYAREQKLSADSVRAYERATYYGGTWKPEYEKWVDMLAGLNAGPGHKLVAWNSALIYDMIFTQPVVYEFPLLKVPTTLLIGDADTTAIAKDVAPPEVKVKIGHYNVLGKETVKKIPGARLVEFKGMGHAPQMEDPVAFHRTLLEELNR; encoded by the coding sequence ATGCGCATCCTGATCACCGCTGCCCTGCTTGCCGGCTCGGCGTCCGCCGCTACTTACGGCCCGCAACTGGAAGGGTTCAACTACCCGCATCCGGTGCAGAAATACAGCTTCACGTCGCAGGGCGTCAAGCTGGAGATGGCGTATATGGATGTGGCGCCGACCGCTGCCGCCAACGGCAAGACCGCCGTCCTCCTGCACGGCAAAAATTTCTGCGGCGCGACCTGGGAGCAGACCATCACCGAGCTGACCAAGGTCGGCTACCGCGTGGTGGCGCCGGACCAGATCGGCTTTTGCGCGTCGAGCAAGCCGGAACATTATCAGTACACCTTCCAGCAGTTGGCCGCCAACACCGATGCGCTGCTGAAGAATATTGGCATCAAGCAGGCGATCTTCATCGGCCACTCCACCGGCGGCATGCTGGCCACACGTTATGCGCTGATGTATCCGGATGCGGTGGCGCGGCTGGTGCTGGTCAACCCGATCGGGCTGGAAGACTGGAAGGCGCTGGGCGTGCCCGGTCCAAGCGTCGATCAATGGTATGCGCGTGAGCAGAAGCTGTCGGCTGACAGCGTGCGCGCCTACGAACGCGCCACCTACTACGGCGGCACCTGGAAGCCGGAATACGAAAAATGGGTGGACATGCTGGCCGGCCTGAACGCCGGCCCGGGCCACAAACTGGTGGCGTGGAATTCGGCGCTGATCTACGACATGATTTTCACGCAGCCGGTGGTGTACGAATTTCCGCTGCTGAAGGTACCGACCACGCTGCTGATCGGTGACGCCGACACTACCGCCATCGCCAAGGATGTGGCGCCGCCGGAAGTAAAAGTGAAAATTGGCCACTACAACGTATTGGGCAAGGAGACGGTGAAGAAAATTCCAGGCGCCCGGCTGGTGGAGTTCAAGGGCATGGGACACGCGCCACAGATGGAAGACCCGGTGGCCTTCCATCGCACGCTGTTGGAGGAACTGAATCGCTAA